The segment AAATCCTCGTGTAACCAATGAACTGGTTGTACGTGTGCTTGATAATAAATAGAAAATAATATAATATTTAAATGCATAAGGAGGATCGCAATGACAAAAAAAATGGATCCAAAGCAAAATAAAGAAGTTCAAGTTAAAAAACAAACAAAAAAACATGACTGGTCTTATTATGCAATCATTATCTGTCTTGTTTTAATCCTAATTCCATCTCTTTGGTTGGGCTTTACAATCGTTAAGGCTTCAATCGAATCTGGAAAACCATTAACCGGACAACGATTCGCGAATGATCATGATCCTGAAATCTCGTCAGACCTTCAAAAAAAGGTCGAGGCGGCTTTGAAGGAGCGTTCGGAGTTTGAGTCTGTGAGCGTCTCGTTAAAGACAGCTACGCTTCGTATTCAGCTCAAAATGAAGCCCGATACTTCGAAAGAAGATGCATCTGCTTTAATTGAATCAGCATATGATCACGTGGTTGAAATTTTACCGGTGACCGAGTACTTCACAACAGTGGGCTCGAAAAAACAATATGATTTAGAAATTAATCTTTTCAACTTTACCGATGTTACTGAGGATAATCGTGGTGATTTTATTTATTACCAATTAGTAAAAAACGGAAATATGGAAGATAAGCAAATTCAGCTTGTTTCTGAGTCGAAAGATTCAGAACTTGTCGAACGTTTAAAAACAGAACAAGCTGAAGCAAAAGAAAAACAATCAAATGAAAACGGAGAACCGTCGAAAGAAGAGAAAAAAGAAGAGTAAATTATAGTGATTTCGCTTTATTGGATGGCTTCTTAGATGAAAGTGACACTATTGTAATAGTCGTCACTTTTTAATGTGGTAAAATATATATGATGAAAATAATAAAAGACTTCAGTACAAAAGTAAGAACACTGCTATCAGAAAACGTGATTTTTTTGATGATTATGGTGTTATTCTTACCAGATTATTTGTTATATCCAGCGGTCATTGTGGCAGGAATTTTTGTATTGTACGAATGGATTCGTTATAAAGGATTTAAATGGAGTTTGTTTTGGGTTCTATGGGCCTATCTCTTGGGTGTGGCGCTGTTGAACAAGAATATGCAAGGGGTTATGGGGACGTTATATTTGATCGTCTTAGTAGCCTATGCATTTGTTTTAAATCGAAGAATGAGCCCTAAAGAATACATGAAGATGCAATATTATATTGTTTGGTGTTCCTTATTTAACTTCTTCTTTAACTTTATCCGTTGGAGACCGGTCTGGTATAAATCGTTTATGGGATTGTTTGATGGTGTAATACAGATGGGGCATCTTCCATTTTATGGGGATGGATACTTTAGAGCGTACTCTACATTTGATAACCCCAACTTGTATGCGTTTATCCTTTTAATTGTTCTGTTGGTTTGTTTTAATCAACTTCAATTTCAAATAACATTTAAAAACTACCGATTGGGTGCCTTCTATGCAGGAGCTTTTATCATTAACCTCTATGCAATGTTTTGACAGGTACACGATCAATTATCGTAGCGTTAATGTTTGGCCTTCTTACTGTAATTTTGGTTCAAAAAAAATGGACGCAATTTAAGGTGATGATTCTTTTAGGTGCGCTCTTAACCTTATTTATTCTATCGAGACCTGATTTGTTTCCACGATTTATGCAAATTGCTGAGCACAGCGGCATTCGCCTTGAGATTTGGGATAAAGCAATTCATCAAATTTTGAAAGAACCGTGGTTTGGTAAGGGTATGTTTACCTATGCATTGCTTTTCGATAATATTGATGCACATAATATTTTTATTGAAAGTTTCTTAAGTTTTGGAATTTGTGGGACGATGATTCTTGTCGCATTTTTAATTGAAAAATTACGTGATATATACTTAAATGCGTATTACTTAGACTACCCCTTAGCTTTAGGGGTGTTGGTCGCGACCATCATGTATGGGATCTTCGATATTCCCTTATTTGCGGTGCAAACGAGTCTTTTATTTGTTGCGGTTTTCTGTCTTCCCCGACGTCAACCGTCACAAATATTGATTCCAAAACCAACGCATGTTGAATTTATTGAAAAAACTTAAACTATTTTTAAAATATGCTTGTCAAGGCAATATTAGTATGGTATATTTTATAAGCACTTGGCGATGCTTGTTTAGCTCAGTCGGTAGAGCAACTGGCTGTTAACCAGTGGGTCGCAGGTTCGAGTCCTGCAACAAGCGCCATTTATATGGCCCGTTGGAGAAACGGTTAACTCACATGCCTTTCACGCATGCATTCACGGGTTCGAATCCCGTACGGGTCACCATAGTGTAATAACAAACCTCATCGTTAAGATGAGGTTTTCTTTGTCAAAGGTATTTGTATGGGCACGGAAGATCCTTTGTTATCTCCTTAATTTAAATGAATTTCAAGATGCGACGACATCTAAATGAAGACCCTAAATCACACCTTCTTAAAAAGCGAAAATAATCAATTATTTTCACGAAAAAAGGTTGCTAAGTCGAGATGGGTATGGTATATTTTATGAGCACTTACGCGATGCTTGTTTAGCTCAGTCGGTAGAGCAACTGGCTGTTAACCAGTGGGTCGCCGGTTCGAGTCCTGCAACAAGCGCCATTTTATATGGCCCGTTGGAGAAACGGTTAACTCACATGCCTTTCACGCATGCATTCACGGGTTCGAATCCCGTACGGGTCACCATAGTGTAAATAACAAACCTCATCGTTAAGATGAGGTTTTTCTTTGTCCAAAGGTATTTGTATGGGCACGGAAGATCCTTTGTTATCTCCTTAATTTAAATGAATTTCAAGATGCGACGACATCTAAATGAAGACCCTAAATCACACCTTCTTAAAAAGCGAAAATAATCAATTATTTTCACGAAAAAAGGTTGCTAAGTCGAGATGGGTATGGTATATTTTATGAGCACTTACGCGATGCTTGTTTAGCTCAGTCGGTAGAGCAACTGGCTGTTAACCAGTGGGTCGCCGGTTCGAGTCCTGCAACAAGCGCCATTTTATATGGCCCGTTGGAGAAACGGTTAACTCACATGCCTTTCACGCATGCATTCACGGGTTCGAATCCCGTACGGGTCACCAAAGTGTAAATTACAGGTTGCATCATAACGATGTAACTTTTTAGAAATAAGGACATTACCGTCTTATTGTGACTTTAATTCACATATAATCAATATATTCAAAAAGTATGATTTATTTGTGAAATAATGCTTGCCAAGTCATATTTCGTATGGTATATTTTATGAGCACTTAAGTGATGCTTGTTTAGCTCAGTCGGTAGAGCAACTGGCTGTTAACCAGTGGGTCGCAGGTTCGAGTCCTGCAACAAGCGCCATTTATATGGCCCGTTGGAGAAACGGTTAACTCACATGCCTTTCACGCATGCATTCACGGGTTCGAATCCCGTACGGGTCACCATAGTGTCAATAACCTCACTTCTTAGGAAGTGAGTTTTTTTATTTTGTAGATTTATGTGTTTTTTAGCACAGTCAATCGTCTTGTGGTAAAATAGATGTAACGGATAAAACCGCAATAGATAAGAGGTGTATTTATGTCGGATAAATATGAATTACCACTTCGAAGTGAAGTGGATATAAAAGATACATGGGATTTAACCCCTATGTTTAAAGATGATGACGCATGGAATGCAGAGTTTGATGCGAT is part of the Erysipelothrix piscisicarius genome and harbors:
- a CDS encoding O-antigen ligase family protein, with product MTGTRSIIVALMFGLLTVILVQKKWTQFKVMILLGALLTLFILSRPDLFPRFMQIAEHSGIRLEIWDKAIHQILKEPWFGKGMFTYALLFDNIDAHNIFIESFLSFGICGTMILVAFLIEKLRDIYLNAYYLDYPLALGVLVATIMYGIFDIPLFAVQTSLLFVAVFCLPRRQPSQILIPKPTHVEFIEKT